The Longimicrobiaceae bacterium genome window below encodes:
- a CDS encoding TonB family protein encodes MFNKLVASDGKKKSSATATTTIVSVVAHGALLSLLAVGVHAETTKKKNEELVDYVEVADKPNTPPPPKEEPPPPPPPKQEEAPPVVKGTQELVPPQEPPQKIPDVDPNQHAVNAEDFSGQGKLGGVANGVENGVAQDVSRRDAPPDEGTYELAAVEEQPTLSNAADVQRTLSRNYPPLLRDAGVEGSVTVRVRVMEDGKADPSSISIENSTNDQFADAAKRVVERMRFRPAKVGGKAVRVWVTVPINFTVTR; translated from the coding sequence ATGTTCAACAAGCTGGTAGCGTCGGACGGGAAGAAGAAGAGCTCGGCCACCGCCACGACGACCATCGTGTCCGTCGTGGCGCACGGCGCGCTCCTCTCGCTTCTCGCCGTCGGAGTGCACGCGGAGACGACCAAGAAGAAGAACGAGGAGCTGGTCGACTACGTAGAGGTGGCGGATAAGCCCAACACGCCTCCGCCCCCCAAGGAAGAGCCGCCGCCACCCCCGCCGCCCAAGCAGGAAGAGGCGCCGCCGGTGGTGAAGGGCACGCAGGAGCTGGTGCCGCCCCAGGAGCCGCCCCAGAAGATCCCGGACGTCGATCCCAACCAGCACGCGGTCAACGCCGAGGACTTCTCGGGACAGGGCAAGCTGGGCGGCGTGGCCAACGGCGTGGAGAACGGCGTGGCCCAGGACGTCAGCAGGCGTGACGCTCCGCCGGACGAGGGCACGTACGAGCTGGCCGCGGTGGAGGAGCAGCCCACCCTGAGCAACGCCGCCGACGTGCAGCGCACCCTCTCGCGCAACTACCCGCCGCTGCTGCGCGACGCGGGCGTGGAGGGCTCGGTGACGGTGCGGGTGCGCGTGATGGAGGACGGCAAGGCCGACCCCAGCAGCATCAGCATCGAGAACTCGACGAACGACCAGTTCGCCGACGCCGCCAAGCGGGTCGTGGAGCGCATGCGCTTCCGCCCGGCCAAGGTGGGCGGCAAGGCCGTGAGGGTGTGGGTGACGGTGCCCATCAACTTCACCGTCACGCGGTAG
- a CDS encoding HD domain-containing phosphohydrolase — MQSSPSAVDGQPVQGIPLSEVISALSYALDITEGQPEGHAVRSCLIGMRLAAEVGLSADERSSLFYALLLKDAGCSSNAAKTCMLFGSDDLEVKRSWKLTDWPGRWASLAHTVRNAAPHGSALERAAQVLSIAGAGPVGTELIQTRCDRGADIARMLGFSEETAAAIRTLDEHWDGRGSPARLRGSRIPLPGRILCLAQTVEIFFSSFGVDEACRVARRRSGRWFDPALVRALERIRGDEGFWAALAAPDVQAQVAALEPEDRVLLADDERLDRVAEAFAGVIDAKSPYTFRHSAGVAEVAVRIGAQMGFGPGELRDLRRAALLHDVGKLGVSNRILDKPGKLTEEEFAVVRRHTDHTHRILERVAVFRELALVAASHHERMDGSGYHRGVRAGDLPLAARILAVADVFDALSADRPYRAGLPRGEVLAIMRAQVGAGLCPQAFGALAASLGEQDTAVTAA; from the coding sequence TTGCAATCCAGCCCGTCCGCCGTCGATGGCCAGCCCGTCCAGGGCATCCCGCTCTCCGAAGTGATCTCGGCGCTTTCCTACGCGCTCGACATCACCGAAGGGCAGCCGGAGGGCCATGCCGTACGCAGCTGCCTCATCGGCATGCGGCTCGCCGCGGAAGTTGGTCTCTCGGCAGACGAGCGTTCGTCGCTGTTCTACGCGCTGCTGCTCAAGGACGCGGGCTGCTCCAGCAACGCGGCCAAGACGTGCATGCTCTTCGGCTCCGACGACCTGGAGGTCAAGCGCAGCTGGAAGCTGACCGACTGGCCGGGGCGGTGGGCGTCGCTGGCGCACACGGTGCGGAACGCCGCGCCGCACGGCTCCGCGCTGGAGCGGGCAGCGCAGGTGCTGAGCATCGCGGGGGCGGGGCCGGTGGGCACCGAGCTGATCCAGACCCGCTGCGACCGCGGCGCAGACATCGCGCGCATGCTGGGATTCAGCGAAGAGACCGCCGCCGCCATCCGAACGTTGGACGAGCACTGGGACGGCCGCGGCAGCCCCGCCCGCCTGCGCGGCTCGCGGATCCCTCTGCCGGGCCGCATCCTCTGCCTGGCGCAGACGGTGGAGATCTTCTTCTCGTCGTTCGGCGTGGACGAGGCGTGCCGCGTCGCCCGCCGCCGCTCCGGCCGCTGGTTCGACCCCGCGCTCGTCCGGGCCCTGGAGCGCATCCGCGGCGACGAGGGCTTCTGGGCCGCTCTCGCAGCGCCGGACGTGCAGGCGCAGGTCGCCGCGCTGGAGCCCGAGGACCGCGTGCTGCTCGCCGACGACGAGCGCCTGGACCGCGTGGCCGAAGCGTTCGCCGGGGTGATCGACGCAAAGAGCCCCTACACCTTCCGCCACTCCGCCGGCGTGGCCGAGGTCGCCGTGCGCATCGGGGCGCAGATGGGCTTCGGGCCGGGCGAGCTGCGCGACCTGCGCCGCGCCGCGCTGCTGCACGACGTGGGCAAGCTGGGCGTCTCCAACCGCATCCTCGACAAGCCCGGCAAGCTCACCGAAGAGGAGTTCGCCGTGGTGCGGCGCCACACCGACCACACCCACCGCATCCTGGAGCGCGTGGCCGTGTTTCGCGAGCTGGCCCTGGTCGCCGCCTCGCACCACGAGCGGATGGACGGGAGCGGCTATCACCGCGGCGTGCGCGCCGGCGATCTGCCGCTGGCCGCGCGCATCCTCGCCGTCGCCGACGTCTTCGACGCCCTCTCCGCTGACCGTCCGTACCGCGCCGGCCTCCCGCGCGGCGAGGTGCTGGCGATCATGCGCGCCCAGGTGGGCGCCGGCCTCTGCCCCCAGGCGTTCGGCGCGCTGGCCGCCTCGCTCGGCGAGCAGGACACGGCCGTGACGGCGGCGTAA
- a CDS encoding MBL fold metallo-hydrolase, with translation MDGVHQEAPGVLRIDHRWQGVPGLIASYLLAGDDGQDDLALVEAGPASTAHTLLAGIRAAGQDPAEVTRILLTHIHLDHAAAAGVLLREMPRARVYVHPRGAAHLADPSRLISSATRIYGAEMDRLWGRMLPVPADRIVTLDDGAEVRAGGRTLRALQTPGHAEHHVAYHDPAAALVFTGDVGGVRLPGSSYVRPPTPPPEFDLGRWLQSVGTLRSVRPEHLLLTHFGAFADAGRHLDELAARLRDWTAWARAAVADGADAAALAEGIRRRGDAEILAATGDPAIVGDYEKAVAYDMIASGLHRYLTRPPKHP, from the coding sequence ATGGACGGCGTGCACCAGGAAGCTCCCGGAGTGCTGCGCATCGACCACCGCTGGCAGGGCGTACCCGGCCTCATCGCCTCGTACCTGCTCGCGGGAGATGACGGGCAGGACGATCTCGCCCTGGTCGAGGCGGGCCCGGCGAGCACGGCGCATACGCTGCTGGCCGGCATCCGCGCCGCGGGGCAGGACCCGGCGGAAGTCACCCGCATCCTCCTCACGCACATCCACCTGGACCACGCGGCCGCCGCGGGCGTGCTCCTGCGCGAGATGCCGCGGGCGCGCGTCTACGTTCACCCGCGAGGCGCCGCGCACCTCGCCGACCCGTCGCGCCTGATCTCCAGCGCCACCCGCATCTACGGCGCGGAGATGGACCGCCTGTGGGGCCGGATGCTGCCGGTGCCCGCGGACCGCATCGTCACCCTGGACGACGGCGCCGAGGTCCGCGCCGGCGGCCGGACCCTGCGCGCGCTCCAAACGCCCGGCCACGCCGAGCACCACGTGGCCTACCACGATCCCGCGGCGGCCCTCGTTTTCACCGGCGACGTCGGCGGAGTCCGCCTGCCCGGTTCGTCCTATGTCCGCCCGCCTACGCCGCCGCCGGAATTCGACCTGGGGCGATGGCTCCAGAGCGTCGGCACGCTCCGCTCGGTTCGTCCGGAGCACCTGCTCCTGACGCACTTCGGCGCGTTCGCGGACGCGGGGCGCCACCTCGACGAGCTTGCAGCGCGGCTGCGCGACTGGACCGCCTGGGCCCGCGCCGCCGTCGCGGATGGGGCGGACGCCGCCGCCCTTGCGGAAGGCATCCGCCGCCGCGGCGACGCCGAGATCCTTGCCGCCACCGGCGACCCCGCCATCGTCGGCGATTACGAGAAGGCCGTCGCCTACGACATGATCGCCTCCGGCCTCCACCGCTACCTCACCCGCCCGCCGAAGCACCCGTAG